In one window of Methanosarcina vacuolata Z-761 DNA:
- a CDS encoding 4Fe-4S binding protein: MPATVNADECSGCGTCVDECPNDAITLDEEKGIAVVDNDECVECGACEEACPNQAIKVEE; encoded by the coding sequence ATGCCAGCAACAGTTAATGCAGATGAATGTTCCGGATGTGGAACCTGTGTAGATGAATGCCCCAATGATGCAATCACTCTTGATGAAGAAAAGGGAATCGCAGTAGTCGACAATGACGAATGCGTAGAATGCGGTGCATGTGAAGAGGCATGCCCGAACCAGGCAATTAAAGTAGAAGAGTAA
- a CDS encoding aldo/keto reductase, producing MLYRKMPKNGDELSILGFGCMRLPVKEDGSIDEERAIKQVRYAINQGVNYIDTAWPYHMGESEPFLGRALADGYREKVKLATKLPSWLIESREDMDRFLNAQLEKLKTDHVDYYLIHALVGDLWDNIENLGVADFLDKAKADGRIINAGFSFHGSGEDFNRIVDAYDWDFCQIQYNFLDEKNQAGTRGLEYAASKDLGVIIMEPLRGGNLTNPVPSAVKEIWDEAPTKRTAAEWALRWVWNHPEVTVVLSGMNEETHIEENLKVAGEAYPNSLTETELQLINKVEQKYRELMKVGCTGCRYCMPCPSGVNIPLCFELYNNLYMSNNADDVKFFYAAQLSGAISVGESGFASQCVQCGQCLEKCPQHIDIPTMLESVVEELEGSDLEERVNMAKQLFKKQI from the coding sequence ATGTTATACAGAAAAATGCCAAAGAACGGGGACGAGCTCTCGATACTTGGATTCGGATGCATGCGCCTCCCCGTAAAAGAAGACGGTAGTATAGATGAAGAAAGAGCCATCAAGCAGGTGCGCTATGCAATCAACCAGGGTGTAAACTATATTGATACTGCCTGGCCATATCACATGGGAGAGAGCGAGCCTTTCTTAGGTCGTGCCCTTGCCGATGGATACCGTGAAAAGGTGAAACTCGCAACAAAACTTCCTTCGTGGCTTATAGAGAGCCGAGAAGATATGGATAGATTCCTCAATGCTCAATTAGAGAAACTCAAAACCGACCACGTTGACTATTACCTTATCCACGCTCTCGTTGGTGACCTGTGGGACAATATTGAAAATCTTGGTGTAGCTGATTTCCTTGACAAAGCCAAAGCTGATGGCCGAATAATTAACGCAGGTTTCTCCTTCCACGGTTCGGGAGAAGACTTCAATCGAATAGTGGATGCCTATGACTGGGACTTTTGTCAGATCCAGTATAACTTCCTGGACGAAAAGAATCAGGCAGGTACCAGGGGTTTGGAATATGCAGCTTCAAAAGACCTTGGAGTAATCATTATGGAGCCCCTCCGTGGAGGAAACCTCACAAATCCAGTACCCTCTGCTGTAAAAGAGATCTGGGATGAGGCTCCGACGAAGAGGACCGCTGCAGAATGGGCTCTTCGCTGGGTATGGAATCACCCAGAAGTCACTGTTGTCCTCTCTGGAATGAATGAGGAAACACATATTGAAGAGAACCTTAAGGTGGCAGGCGAGGCTTACCCGAATTCCCTGACAGAAACTGAACTGCAGCTAATAAATAAAGTAGAACAGAAGTACCGCGAACTGATGAAAGTAGGCTGTACAGGCTGCAGATACTGTATGCCCTGTCCATCAGGGGTGAACATTCCACTCTGTTTCGAATTGTACAACAATCTCTACATGTCCAACAATGCAGACGATGTAAAGTTCTTCTATGCTGCACAGTTGAGTGGTGCCATATCCGTTGGAGAATCCGGATTTGCATCTCAGTGCGTACAATGTGGACAGTGCCTTGAAAAATGTCCCCAGCACATTGATATACCAACGATGCTTGAATCCGTTGTCGAAGAACTTGAAGGATCTGACCTGGAGGAGAGAGTTAACATGGCAAAGCAGTTGTTCAAGAAGCAAATTTAA
- a CDS encoding archease — MSSQGKQYEYLDHTADIKFQAYGKTREEVFENAALAMFNVIIDTGKISGDTAREIFLKSPDLESLLVDWLSELLYLFEVDEIVFREFRVEKIREEKGEYSITAQALGKKYYLEKLPFETEIKAVTYNQLEITKTADGWKAQVVVDI; from the coding sequence ATGTCATCTCAAGGAAAACAGTATGAGTATCTGGATCACACTGCAGATATAAAGTTCCAGGCTTACGGAAAAACTCGAGAAGAAGTATTTGAAAATGCGGCTCTCGCTATGTTTAATGTCATAATTGATACAGGAAAAATCTCGGGAGACACCGCAAGAGAAATTTTTCTCAAGTCACCTGACCTGGAATCCCTGCTTGTGGACTGGCTTTCTGAACTTCTATATCTCTTTGAAGTTGATGAAATCGTTTTTAGGGAGTTTCGAGTTGAGAAAATAAGGGAAGAAAAAGGTGAATATTCAATAACAGCTCAGGCACTGGGCAAAAAGTACTATCTAGAAAAACTCCCCTTTGAGACTGAAATTAAGGCCGTTACCTATAACCAGTTAGAAATAACGAAGACTGCTGACGGCTGGAAGGCTCAGGTTGTTGTGGATATATAA
- a CDS encoding CobW family GTP-binding protein: MKVMIIGGFLGSGKTTTILKISRQLSNAGKKTAIIVNEIGEIGLDGDILTRPGIVTEELTSGCICCTLRISMQYTLQTLEEEFMPDVVIIEPTGIAFPGQIREEIETMGLSELSFAPIVTLIDPGRFGTEAKQIPRFIETQIKDAEVLCINKIDVTPIETVLAAEKMLYEMNPEAHILKFSAKHEDEQFEKLLIHLAVPGFKKPSQEKKNSIELSEVSAYSALYTLEPREFSPEESVRFIEENLQTIQDRVRELNPEFIGHVKLSMKLPKSAVKGSVTSSKEVPQVELLPALENENIELRLLSAITKVSKYKLIEIIESTIEGNLKKSGFVFEKEVHEHGTDAHAESHGEHENEQICKVNIYRKDD; the protein is encoded by the coding sequence ATGAAAGTCATGATCATAGGAGGTTTTCTCGGAAGCGGGAAAACAACCACTATACTGAAAATCAGCAGGCAGCTCAGTAACGCAGGAAAGAAGACTGCGATTATTGTAAATGAAATAGGGGAAATAGGGCTTGATGGGGATATTCTTACAAGGCCTGGCATTGTAACCGAGGAACTTACAAGTGGCTGTATTTGCTGTACACTCAGGATAAGCATGCAGTATACTCTTCAGACTCTTGAAGAAGAGTTTATGCCTGACGTTGTTATTATCGAACCGACAGGAATCGCCTTCCCTGGTCAGATACGAGAAGAAATCGAAACAATGGGACTCTCTGAGCTCTCCTTTGCCCCGATAGTAACCCTTATAGATCCTGGTCGGTTCGGGACCGAGGCAAAACAGATCCCGAGGTTTATAGAGACGCAGATAAAAGATGCTGAAGTTCTCTGCATAAACAAGATTGACGTAACGCCTATAGAAACTGTCCTGGCTGCTGAGAAAATGCTCTACGAGATGAACCCGGAAGCCCATATTCTGAAATTTTCCGCAAAACATGAAGATGAACAATTCGAAAAACTACTTATTCACCTCGCTGTACCGGGATTTAAAAAGCCTTCCCAGGAAAAGAAAAACTCCATTGAACTCTCTGAGGTTTCAGCTTACTCAGCTCTCTATACCCTTGAACCACGGGAGTTCAGCCCTGAAGAAAGTGTACGTTTCATAGAAGAAAACCTTCAGACCATTCAGGATAGAGTTCGGGAACTTAATCCTGAGTTTATAGGGCATGTAAAGCTTTCCATGAAACTTCCGAAATCTGCGGTTAAGGGCAGTGTAACCTCATCTAAAGAAGTGCCTCAGGTAGAGCTTCTTCCTGCTCTGGAAAATGAGAACATCGAACTCAGGCTGCTTTCCGCAATTACAAAGGTCTCAAAATATAAACTCATAGAGATAATTGAAAGTACTATTGAAGGAAATCTCAAGAAATCAGGTTTTGTCTTTGAAAAAGAGGTCCATGAGCATGGTACTGATGCTCACGCTGAGAGTCATGGTGAACATGAAAATGAGCAAATATGCAAGGTTAATATATACAGGAAAGACGATTAA
- a CDS encoding YkgJ family cysteine cluster protein, which yields MDRRQRIEKHDWLLSKTQSILKHYICPESCNASCCKHHIIDFHRKEYEKILKNADRESANILKSNAVKSELEGCYKAINAVEQCPLLINSKCRIYDNRSEACRTFPFVIFQDEEAGFGLTLLLCPMSVNIIYDYAQWYKSVNSTMYNQLTSMYEQYKNIDKNNDFCIQMKEQNLDSFIEFLERT from the coding sequence ATGGATCGAAGACAACGTATTGAAAAACACGACTGGTTACTCTCAAAAACTCAAAGCATACTTAAACATTATATCTGTCCTGAATCATGTAATGCGAGTTGCTGCAAACATCATATTATTGACTTTCATAGAAAAGAATATGAGAAAATTTTAAAAAATGCAGATAGAGAAAGTGCGAATATTTTAAAATCGAATGCGGTAAAATCAGAGTTGGAAGGATGTTATAAAGCAATAAATGCCGTTGAGCAGTGTCCATTATTGATAAATTCGAAATGTAGAATATACGATAACAGATCGGAAGCATGTAGAACATTCCCTTTTGTAATATTTCAGGATGAGGAAGCAGGATTTGGCTTAACGTTGTTATTGTGTCCGATGTCTGTTAACATAATTTACGATTATGCGCAATGGTATAAATCAGTAAACTCAACAATGTATAATCAATTAACTTCCATGTACGAACAATATAAAAATATAGACAAAAATAATGATTTTTGTATTCAAATGAAAGAGCAGAATTTAGATTCTTTCATAGAATTTCTTGAAAGGACATAA
- the larC gene encoding nickel pincer cofactor biosynthesis protein LarC: MKALVFNPFSGAAGDMILGCTLDLGANRKMVKELIEASVNVSVDIREVMKKGIKALDVRINVPEKEPVRTYPEILDVVKAAKLPSGVEASALDIFSKLAEAEASVHGQTDLEKLHFHEVGQSDALADIIGSSAAIYSLNCDSVYCTPINVGSGTIECAHGVLPVPAPATLELLKKGKFYFRGGAEQKELLTPTGAAILAHFARPLEAFPQGRVISIGYGAGDSELAGPNVLQGMLCELDSCLITDIIEVLETNADDVSGEVLGNLFEELLAMGARDVAILPATMKKGRPAHVIKVIAKPEDTEKLARKIIIETGSLGVRVIPTRHRLMAARRIEPVKFEVEGQIYESAVKIARDSEGILLNISAEFEDCKKIAKASGIPVKEVMRKAEEAARKLFS, translated from the coding sequence ATGAAAGCACTTGTATTCAACCCTTTTTCAGGGGCAGCAGGAGATATGATCCTTGGGTGCACTCTCGATCTAGGAGCTAACCGAAAAATGGTTAAAGAGCTGATAGAAGCTTCTGTCAACGTATCCGTAGATATAAGAGAAGTTATGAAAAAGGGAATAAAGGCCCTGGATGTCCGGATTAACGTACCTGAAAAAGAACCAGTCCGTACATATCCAGAAATTCTGGACGTGGTAAAGGCCGCAAAACTGCCCTCCGGTGTGGAAGCAAGTGCCCTTGATATCTTTTCGAAGTTGGCCGAGGCCGAAGCTTCAGTTCATGGGCAGACTGATCTTGAGAAGCTTCATTTCCATGAGGTTGGGCAGAGTGATGCGCTTGCTGATATAATCGGCTCTTCGGCAGCTATCTATTCCCTTAACTGCGATTCCGTTTACTGCACTCCTATAAATGTAGGCAGTGGGACAATAGAATGCGCACATGGAGTTCTTCCTGTGCCAGCGCCTGCAACCCTTGAGCTTCTCAAGAAAGGAAAATTTTATTTCAGGGGAGGGGCTGAGCAAAAGGAACTTCTTACTCCTACAGGGGCTGCTATTCTTGCTCATTTCGCAAGACCTCTGGAAGCTTTTCCTCAGGGCAGAGTAATTTCAATAGGTTATGGAGCCGGGGATTCCGAGCTTGCCGGGCCCAATGTACTGCAGGGAATGTTATGTGAACTTGATTCCTGCCTGATTACGGATATAATTGAGGTACTCGAAACGAACGCTGATGATGTGAGCGGAGAAGTACTGGGGAACCTGTTTGAGGAGTTACTTGCTATGGGGGCAAGGGATGTTGCAATTCTCCCGGCAACGATGAAAAAAGGCCGTCCTGCTCATGTTATTAAAGTCATCGCAAAACCTGAAGACACTGAAAAACTCGCCCGGAAAATCATTATCGAAACAGGGTCTCTGGGTGTGAGAGTTATCCCTACCCGGCACAGGTTGATGGCTGCCAGACGAATAGAACCGGTTAAGTTTGAGGTCGAAGGGCAGATATATGAATCTGCTGTCAAGATTGCCAGGGACTCTGAGGGAATACTGCTCAATATTTCTGCCGAGTTTGAGGATTGCAAAAAAATCGCAAAAGCGAGTGGCATCCCTGTAAAAGAGGTTATGAGAAAGGCAGAGGAAGCTGCAAGAAAGCTTTTCTCATGA
- a CDS encoding alpha/beta hydrolase, translated as MSGNMESKNESSMKTFELSEKVTVEKVSYKTRYGITVVADMYLSKDMDESKKYPAIVIGTPYGGVKEQGAGIYAQNLAERGFVAIAFDESFNGESSGEPRHVSSPDIFVEDFSAGVDFLGTRPFVDRNRIGAIGICGSGGFSITAAQVDPRIKAVATASMYDISSMIRDGFGKTMTDEQRAQTLVQLGEQRWKDFENGTPEVPVGFPGEPADSIPEGLDPISSEFFEYYGMGRGHHPNAGAAFTITSSMSFMNFPLMNYIDTISPRPILFIIGENAHSRYFSEDAYERAAEPKELYIVPGARHIDLYDRTDMIPFDKLESFFAKYLGYKNEQSSVLQTEI; from the coding sequence ATGTCGGGAAATATGGAATCTAAAAATGAATCAAGTATGAAAACTTTTGAACTCAGTGAAAAAGTAACTGTAGAAAAAGTATCCTATAAAACCCGATACGGAATTACCGTTGTAGCAGACATGTACTTGTCAAAAGATATGGATGAGTCAAAAAAATATCCGGCAATTGTCATAGGAACACCTTATGGAGGTGTAAAAGAGCAAGGTGCTGGTATTTACGCACAGAATCTGGCAGAACGAGGATTTGTTGCCATTGCGTTCGATGAATCTTTTAATGGCGAAAGCAGTGGTGAACCAAGACATGTCTCTTCCCCGGATATATTTGTTGAAGATTTTAGCGCGGGAGTAGATTTTTTGGGAACACGTCCTTTCGTGGACAGGAACAGGATTGGTGCTATCGGTATCTGTGGAAGTGGTGGATTTTCAATTACTGCAGCTCAAGTTGACCCACGTATCAAAGCAGTTGCTACTGCAAGTATGTATGATATAAGTAGCATGATAAGAGATGGATTTGGGAAAACAATGACTGATGAACAGCGTGCTCAAACTTTAGTTCAGTTGGGCGAGCAGCGATGGAAAGACTTTGAGAATGGCACTCCAGAAGTGCCGGTGGGTTTTCCAGGTGAACCAGCTGATTCAATTCCAGAAGGATTAGATCCAATTTCAAGTGAATTTTTTGAATACTACGGAATGGGGCGTGGACATCATCCTAATGCAGGAGCTGCATTCACTATTACAAGTAGCATGTCATTCATGAACTTCCCTTTGATGAACTATATTGATACCATTTCACCAAGACCAATTTTGTTCATCATCGGTGAAAATGCTCACTCAAGATATTTCAGTGAAGATGCCTATGAAAGAGCTGCCGAACCCAAAGAACTCTACATAGTTCCGGGAGCAAGACATATTGATCTGTACGACAGGACCGACATGATCCCATTTGACAAATTGGAATCATTCTTTGCAAAATATCTAGGTTACAAAAACGAACAGAGCAGTGTTCTACAAACCGAAATTTGA
- a CDS encoding RtcB family protein, whose translation MVESEDTAIEELSTENIQKDVKGMVRKLSENEWEIPVGHIPNMRVPGRLFVSQSLLEGIEPETIDQIANVATLPGIQKYSMAMPDAHLGYGFAIGGVAAFDVEEGIISPGGVGFDINCGVRLIRTNLQKEEVVPNIKRLTDELFSNVPAGVGSKSRIRASDKELDSAFLEGASWAVEAGYGVEADVKHCEANGYMEGADPAQVSTKARKRGKPQLGTLGSGNHFLEVQYVDKIYDQEIASTFGLQEGQVTVMIHCGSRGAGHQICTDHLKELSQAVKNYKIEIPDKQLACAPAQSREAQNYFKAMLCAANYAWANRQIITHWTRESFERIFERDADDLGMDLLYDVAHNVAKLEKHTVDGKKKEVYVHRKGATRAFPPGHPEVPAVYRDVGQPVLIPGSMGTPSYILCGSEEAMNVSFGSACHGAGRVMSRAHAKKEFRGQSIKENLEARGITVRATHPSVIAEEAPDVYKSSSEVVNVVHELGIARKVARVLPLGVTKG comes from the coding sequence ATGGTAGAGAGTGAAGATACAGCTATTGAGGAATTAAGCACGGAAAATATACAGAAGGATGTAAAGGGTATGGTCAGGAAGCTTTCCGAAAACGAATGGGAAATTCCTGTTGGCCACATCCCTAACATGCGGGTTCCAGGCCGCCTGTTTGTATCCCAGAGTTTGCTTGAAGGCATTGAACCCGAGACTATCGACCAGATTGCAAATGTAGCAACCCTACCTGGTATTCAGAAGTACTCTATGGCAATGCCTGATGCTCATCTTGGTTATGGCTTTGCTATAGGGGGAGTTGCCGCTTTTGATGTAGAAGAAGGTATTATCAGCCCGGGCGGGGTGGGCTTTGATATCAACTGCGGAGTAAGGTTAATCCGTACCAACCTTCAGAAAGAAGAGGTAGTTCCAAACATAAAGAGGTTAACTGACGAGCTTTTTAGTAATGTGCCCGCAGGCGTTGGTTCCAAAAGCCGGATCAGGGCGTCGGATAAAGAACTGGACAGTGCTTTTTTAGAAGGGGCAAGCTGGGCTGTAGAAGCCGGGTATGGCGTAGAAGCTGATGTCAAGCACTGTGAAGCTAATGGGTATATGGAAGGAGCTGACCCTGCCCAGGTAAGCACAAAAGCCAGAAAAAGAGGAAAACCTCAGTTAGGAACTCTTGGAAGCGGCAACCACTTCCTTGAGGTGCAGTATGTTGATAAGATCTATGATCAGGAAATAGCCTCAACCTTTGGGCTTCAAGAAGGCCAGGTTACGGTAATGATCCACTGTGGGTCAAGAGGTGCAGGGCACCAGATCTGTACTGACCACTTAAAGGAACTCTCTCAGGCCGTAAAGAACTATAAAATAGAAATTCCGGACAAACAACTTGCCTGTGCCCCTGCCCAGTCAAGGGAAGCCCAGAACTATTTTAAAGCCATGCTCTGTGCTGCAAATTATGCATGGGCAAATCGTCAGATAATTACTCACTGGACAAGGGAATCGTTTGAAAGAATATTTGAGAGAGATGCTGACGACCTGGGCATGGATTTGCTTTATGACGTTGCTCATAACGTGGCAAAACTTGAAAAACATACCGTGGACGGCAAGAAAAAAGAGGTGTATGTACACAGGAAAGGAGCAACAAGAGCCTTTCCTCCAGGGCATCCCGAAGTCCCGGCCGTATACAGAGATGTAGGCCAACCAGTGCTGATTCCTGGAAGCATGGGAACTCCTTCTTATATACTATGCGGTTCAGAAGAGGCTATGAATGTTTCTTTCGGTAGTGCCTGTCATGGGGCTGGCAGGGTCATGAGCAGAGCACATGCAAAGAAAGAATTCCGCGGACAGAGCATAAAAGAAAACCTTGAAGCTCGGGGCATTACAGTAAGAGCCACCCATCCTTCAGTCATTGCAGAGGAAGCTCCGGATGTATACAAGTCCAGCAGCGAAGTGGTAAATGTCGTGCACGAACTCGGAATTGCCCGTAAGGTCGCAAGAGTCCTTCCTTTGGGGGTTACAAAAGGTTAA
- the larB gene encoding nickel pincer cofactor biosynthesis protein LarB, translating into MDLTDILKAVKEGKMDLESAEQQARGLGFVSYLDIAKLDSHRKSRTGVIEAILADCKDPDDVVEIARVMVAESKRALITRVSPGHLEALKQAFGQDKLEWNSRARTVVIHDGTPAPRTGGVVGFVSAGTADIPAAEEARVVASEMGCETVAVYDVGVAGIHRLIPALDKLKARMPGAIVVAAGREGTLPTIVSGLVDVPVIGLPVSTGYGAGGGGKAALLSMLQSCSTLAVVNIDAGFVAGAYAARIANMIAAAYAHGKEDRAGQAKEGNGNKKGIKRE; encoded by the coding sequence ATGGATCTGACTGACATACTTAAGGCTGTTAAAGAGGGAAAAATGGATCTTGAGAGTGCGGAGCAGCAGGCTCGGGGCCTGGGGTTCGTCTCTTATCTGGATATAGCAAAACTTGATTCTCACAGAAAAAGCAGAACAGGAGTAATCGAGGCTATTCTTGCCGATTGTAAAGATCCTGATGACGTGGTAGAAATTGCGAGGGTCATGGTTGCTGAGAGCAAAAGAGCCCTTATTACGAGGGTCTCGCCAGGGCATCTCGAAGCCTTAAAGCAGGCCTTTGGCCAGGATAAACTGGAGTGGAACAGCAGGGCTCGTACAGTTGTTATCCATGACGGCACGCCTGCCCCTAGAACCGGGGGAGTCGTAGGGTTCGTTTCAGCAGGCACGGCAGATATCCCGGCTGCGGAAGAAGCCAGGGTTGTAGCTTCAGAAATGGGTTGTGAGACGGTTGCGGTTTATGATGTGGGTGTTGCGGGAATCCACAGGCTTATCCCGGCGCTGGATAAACTGAAAGCCAGGATGCCAGGAGCAATCGTCGTTGCGGCTGGGAGGGAAGGAACGCTTCCCACAATAGTTTCAGGATTAGTTGACGTGCCTGTAATAGGGCTTCCGGTTTCGACAGGCTACGGAGCAGGTGGAGGAGGAAAGGCTGCCCTGCTGTCAATGCTCCAATCCTGTTCCACACTTGCAGTTGTAAATATTGATGCAGGCTTTGTTGCGGGAGCGTATGCGGCCAGAATCGCAAATATGATTGCGGCTGCTTATGCCCACGGCAAAGAGGATAGGGCCGGGCAGGCAAAAGAGGGTAACGGCAATAAAAAGGGGATAAAAAGGGAATAA
- a CDS encoding CDP-alcohol phosphatidyltransferase family protein yields MTFNTLRPFASKVIDPLADYFIRYEVSPNTVSIASLICAFFAGLSFYYSPASREFILLAGILVILNSIFDALDGIIARKSNRATPRGDFLDHVIDRYSDVFIICSIFFAGYVSWQLGVTAIVGVLLTSYLGTQAQALSLGRYYGGIMGRADRLVVIILAAFGNFVFPGPIAGFSILGWAVILIAVTSHITAIQRIYYIWKELQ; encoded by the coding sequence ATGACGTTTAACACCCTGAGACCTTTTGCCTCAAAAGTTATCGACCCACTGGCAGACTATTTCATTAGATATGAGGTATCACCCAACACGGTTTCCATAGCCTCCCTTATATGTGCATTCTTTGCAGGACTGAGTTTTTATTATTCGCCTGCATCCAGGGAATTTATCCTGCTGGCAGGCATCCTGGTAATACTTAACTCTATTTTTGACGCCCTTGACGGGATAATTGCACGGAAATCAAATAGGGCAACCCCAAGAGGTGACTTTCTGGATCACGTCATTGACCGTTACTCGGATGTTTTTATAATATGTAGCATCTTTTTTGCAGGTTACGTTTCCTGGCAGTTAGGAGTTACGGCAATTGTAGGTGTGCTCCTTACCAGCTATCTTGGAACCCAGGCCCAGGCGCTCAGCCTTGGAAGATACTATGGAGGGATAATGGGCAGGGCTGACCGACTTGTAGTCATAATTCTTGCAGCCTTTGGCAACTTTGTATTTCCAGGTCCAATTGCAGGTTTTTCAATTCTTGGCTGGGCCGTCATTCTGATTGCTGTAACCAGCCACATAACAGCAATCCAGAGAATCTACTATATATGGAAAGAGCTGCAGTAA
- a CDS encoding aldolase, with product MCNIPLTMWQEISKYGRKLVEHGLVESNFGNISLRAGDRMLITRTGAALDEITENNVVEVDVWDTSSLDIIASSEAVVHREIYRQTSALAIIHAHAPYAVVESLLAGPEGRISPVDSEGQYFLGEIPVVGGGIGSRKLAGNLANALSRHRGAIVYSHGTFAIGRTLGDAYIVTTQLEHSCKVKYLYERAKAEKKNK from the coding sequence ATGTGTAATATACCGCTTACGATGTGGCAGGAAATCTCAAAATATGGGCGCAAGCTGGTTGAACACGGGCTTGTTGAATCCAACTTTGGAAATATCAGCCTCAGAGCTGGCGACAGGATGCTTATCACCCGGACAGGCGCCGCACTTGATGAAATTACAGAAAATAACGTTGTTGAAGTTGACGTTTGGGACACTTCTTCCCTGGATATAATTGCATCTTCTGAAGCTGTCGTGCACAGGGAGATTTACAGGCAGACCTCAGCACTTGCAATCATTCACGCTCATGCTCCATATGCGGTTGTTGAGTCCCTGCTCGCAGGCCCTGAAGGAAGAATTTCACCTGTAGATAGTGAAGGGCAGTACTTCCTTGGGGAGATTCCGGTCGTAGGAGGAGGGATAGGCAGCCGCAAGCTTGCAGGAAATCTTGCAAATGCGCTCTCAAGGCATAGAGGCGCTATAGTTTACAGTCATGGGACTTTTGCAATCGGAAGAACACTTGGAGACGCCTATATAGTGACCACGCAGCTTGAGCATTCCTGCAAAGTTAAGTACCTGTACGAGCGTGCAAAAGCAGAAAAGAAAAATAAATAA
- the asd gene encoding aspartate-semialdehyde dehydrogenase, which translates to MVAIKAGILGATGAVGQRFVEALANHPWFEITALAASERSAGKTYKEAAGWRLDTAMPESVEDIKVVPVDPKAVDAEVVFSALPADLALTVEPEFAKAGFAVASNASSYRMEKDIPLVIPEVNPEHLGLLEVQQDARGWDGYIITNPNCSTIVMTVTLKPLMQFGLETIQVATMQAISGAGFSGVAAMAIYDNIIPYIGNEEKKMETETLKLLGEFNGSEVVPADMKVSASCNRVPVIDGHTEAIWAGMRDKPTPEEVREAFLKFDPRLKELPSEPAKPLIVRDEIDRPQPRLDRNMGKGMSVSVGRIREGIRYIAMGHNTIRGAAGASVLNAELLHSMGKL; encoded by the coding sequence ATGGTAGCAATTAAAGCGGGTATTTTAGGCGCCACAGGCGCTGTTGGGCAGAGATTTGTAGAAGCACTTGCAAACCACCCCTGGTTTGAGATTACAGCCCTCGCAGCATCCGAGAGAAGCGCCGGCAAAACATATAAAGAAGCCGCAGGCTGGAGGTTAGATACAGCTATGCCGGAAAGCGTTGAAGATATCAAAGTTGTTCCGGTAGATCCAAAAGCCGTAGATGCGGAAGTGGTGTTCTCGGCCCTTCCTGCAGACCTTGCCCTGACAGTGGAACCCGAATTTGCAAAGGCCGGATTTGCAGTGGCAAGCAATGCCTCATCCTACAGGATGGAAAAGGATATACCTCTTGTGATTCCGGAGGTAAATCCAGAACATCTCGGGCTTCTCGAAGTCCAGCAGGATGCAAGAGGATGGGACGGATATATCATTACAAACCCCAATTGTTCCACTATTGTCATGACTGTCACCTTAAAGCCTCTTATGCAGTTTGGACTTGAAACCATACAGGTAGCCACAATGCAGGCGATCTCAGGCGCAGGTTTTTCCGGAGTTGCCGCAATGGCAATTTACGACAATATCATTCCGTACATAGGAAATGAAGAAAAGAAGATGGAAACTGAAACTTTAAAGCTCCTCGGAGAGTTCAACGGCTCTGAAGTCGTGCCTGCAGATATGAAAGTAAGTGCTTCCTGCAACAGGGTTCCTGTAATAGATGGGCATACAGAAGCCATCTGGGCCGGAATGAGGGATAAACCAACGCCTGAAGAAGTAAGGGAAGCTTTTCTGAAATTTGACCCAAGGCTGAAAGAACTTCCTTCCGAACCTGCAAAACCTTTAATTGTAAGAGATGAAATTGACAGGCCTCAGCCGCGCCTTGACCGCAACATGGGAAAAGGCATGAGCGTTTCAGTGGGCCGTATAAGAGAAGGAATCCGCTACATCGCAATGGGACATAACACCATCCGTGGAGCAGCCGGGGCAAGTGTGCTGAATGCGGAACTCCTGCATTCAATGGGCAAACTTTAA